The uncultured Desulfobulbus sp. genome window below encodes:
- the waaF gene encoding lipopolysaccharide heptosyltransferase II, with the protein MKPLPKSLEKILIWSADRIGEAVMSTPAVRTLRENYPEAEITLLGTPRVHDIFQFSPRIDRLLVYEKDGEHSGVRGFFQLVRDLRQYNFDAVILLTPRFMPALVTRLSGIPIRAGAVAAGRGPLLTHGVHETLAVVKKHKVDMYMRLMLSLGMRSGSYDLELYLFGDQIDAMKARVSSLADIKVGEQPLVGFIPGATYAPSKRWPAERYAELSQLICRDPQARIILFGSKAERANCSEIIAQSGAAAPKMLNMAGTARLIETIALLCECDVLVTSDSGLMHAATALQVPLVALFGATDPLFTGPYSENAVVLHKPVPCSPCNKPRCPKKHLQCMKLITSADVYTEVALMLAER; encoded by the coding sequence ATGAAACCGCTGCCAAAGTCCCTTGAAAAAATCCTGATCTGGTCTGCTGATCGTATCGGCGAAGCTGTCATGTCCACTCCTGCGGTGCGGACCCTGCGTGAAAATTATCCCGAGGCGGAAATCACTCTTCTGGGAACTCCCAGGGTGCATGATATATTTCAATTCAGCCCCCGCATCGATCGTCTTCTTGTATATGAAAAAGATGGTGAGCATAGTGGTGTGCGTGGATTTTTTCAGCTTGTGCGGGACCTGCGACAGTATAATTTTGATGCCGTGATTCTGCTCACACCTCGCTTCATGCCGGCATTGGTCACCCGGCTTTCCGGTATCCCAATCAGGGCCGGGGCTGTTGCTGCAGGGCGTGGCCCCTTGTTAACCCATGGGGTGCACGAGACGCTGGCTGTCGTGAAAAAGCATAAGGTGGATATGTATATGCGTCTTATGCTGAGTCTTGGTATGCGTTCGGGGAGCTACGATCTCGAATTGTATCTTTTTGGTGATCAGATTGATGCCATGAAAGCACGGGTGAGCTCGCTCGCCGACATTAAAGTCGGAGAACAGCCACTGGTTGGATTCATTCCCGGAGCCACCTATGCTCCTTCAAAACGCTGGCCAGCGGAGCGTTATGCCGAGTTGTCCCAGCTGATCTGCCGTGATCCCCAGGCGCGAATCATTCTCTTTGGTTCCAAGGCGGAACGGGCTAACTGCAGCGAGATCATCGCTCAATCAGGTGCAGCCGCACCCAAGATGCTCAACATGGCGGGTACGGCCCGCTTAATTGAGACTATTGCGTTGCTCTGTGAATGTGATGTATTGGTTACCAGCGATTCCGGTCTGATGCATGCGGCAACAGCCCTGCAGGTACCTTTGGTTGCTCTTTTTGGGGCCACAGATCCTTTATTCACTGGCCCGTATTCAGAAAACGCGGTGGTTTTGCATAAACCGGTTCCCTGCAGCCCCTGCAACAAACCCCGCTGTCCCAAAAAACATCTCCAGTGTATGAAACTCATTACCAGTGCAGATGTCTATACAGAAGTGGCCTTAATGCTTGCCGAGCGCTAA